In Actinoplanes derwentensis, the following proteins share a genomic window:
- a CDS encoding RNA 2'-phosphotransferase: MTVDHVRLSKRMSLVLRHRPETAGLTLDANGWVPVADLITALGMTRDQLDFVVEHNDKSRFAVATGPDGVDRIRASQGHSRRVGVDLDLPPAAPPAELFHGTPRQNLDAIMREGLRPRSRSHVHLSVDVATARTVGRRRSPDVVVFSVASGVMAGAGDLFYRSDNGVWLTTAVPPRHLSVKRTNP, encoded by the coding sequence ATGACAGTTGACCATGTCCGCCTGAGTAAACGGATGTCCCTGGTCCTGCGTCACCGGCCGGAGACGGCCGGGCTGACCCTCGACGCGAACGGCTGGGTGCCGGTCGCCGACCTGATCACGGCCCTGGGCATGACCCGGGACCAGCTCGACTTCGTGGTCGAGCACAACGACAAGTCACGTTTCGCCGTCGCCACCGGGCCCGACGGTGTCGACCGGATCCGGGCCAGTCAGGGGCACTCCCGGCGGGTCGGGGTCGATCTCGATCTGCCGCCCGCCGCCCCACCGGCCGAGCTGTTCCACGGCACGCCGCGGCAGAACCTCGACGCGATCATGCGGGAGGGGCTGCGGCCACGGAGCCGTTCACACGTACACCTCTCGGTCGATGTCGCGACGGCCCGGACCGTGGGCCGCCGGCGCTCGCCGGACGTGGTGGTGTTCAGCGTCGCGTCGGGAGTGATGGCCGGGGCGGGAGACCTCTTCTACCGCAGTGACAACGGGGTATGGCTCACTACCGCGGTACCGCCCCGACACCTTTCGGTAAAACGGACAAATCCGTAA
- a CDS encoding calcium-binding protein encodes MNVKYRRTIATLGLSAAVLASTALLAGPAQAATSGLAKVVGTKTVQFQALMSKVNKVKVTISGRTVTITDVTAISAGKGCKRVTSTKVRCTTSGKTTMISVALGDKNDYVRNYTGVFMLAGGGAGNDTLIGGSGKDQLQGGTGADKIYGGGGADELFGQSGADYISGGAGNDYITAGAGNDKVYGGAGNDEIHGQTGSDTIDAGTGNDTVLGYSGNDKISGGAGVDFLIGNAGNDTLSGGVGNDVLVGEHYKVVKGKGISKGSATAADKLYAGANTDICLKSSSRTTTSGCEHFTSVASAGAAEATTTRVTPLKIG; translated from the coding sequence ATGAACGTGAAATACCGAAGGACAATTGCCACTCTCGGCCTCAGCGCCGCAGTCCTGGCCTCCACCGCTCTGCTCGCCGGCCCGGCGCAGGCGGCCACCAGCGGCCTGGCGAAGGTCGTCGGTACCAAGACCGTCCAGTTCCAGGCTCTGATGAGCAAGGTGAACAAGGTCAAGGTCACGATCTCGGGCCGCACCGTCACCATCACCGATGTGACCGCGATCAGCGCCGGTAAGGGCTGTAAGCGGGTGACCTCGACCAAGGTCCGGTGCACGACCTCGGGCAAGACCACCATGATCAGCGTCGCGCTCGGCGACAAGAACGACTACGTCCGCAACTACACCGGGGTGTTCATGCTCGCCGGTGGTGGCGCGGGCAACGACACCCTGATCGGCGGCTCCGGCAAGGACCAGCTCCAGGGTGGTACCGGCGCCGACAAGATCTACGGCGGTGGCGGCGCCGACGAGCTCTTCGGTCAGTCGGGTGCCGACTACATCAGCGGCGGCGCGGGCAACGACTACATCACGGCCGGTGCCGGCAACGACAAGGTCTACGGTGGCGCCGGCAACGACGAGATCCACGGTCAGACCGGCAGCGACACCATCGATGCCGGCACCGGTAACGACACCGTTCTCGGCTATTCGGGTAACGACAAGATCAGCGGTGGAGCGGGCGTCGACTTCCTGATCGGCAATGCCGGCAACGACACCCTGTCCGGTGGCGTCGGCAATGACGTCCTGGTCGGCGAGCACTACAAGGTCGTCAAGGGCAAGGGCATCTCGAAGGGCTCGGCCACCGCGGCCGACAAGCTCTACGCGGGTGCGAACACCGACATCTGCCTGAAGTCCTCCAGCCGGACCACCACATCGGGGTGCGAGCACTTCACCTCGGTGGCTTCCGCCGGCGCGGCCGAGGCCACCACGACCCGGGTCACGCCGCTCAAGATCGGCTGA
- a CDS encoding permease-like cell division protein FtsX encodes MTDPHPTDDMPDVGPWEPESEKTEVDRRWLRLFGVAAGALVLGSVASTTAMLIAGWRYAPEREFTVAVYLEPDAGTDQRDAVRGALARLPARDGVRLETREEAYAKFREKVSNDPEQLAGVMPEMLPESLYLIAPGRSFDCGPIPGIRDLSGVDRVRVVMKPQAGRWGAEIGC; translated from the coding sequence ATGACCGATCCACACCCGACGGATGACATGCCCGATGTCGGCCCCTGGGAGCCGGAATCCGAGAAGACCGAGGTCGACCGCAGGTGGCTGCGACTGTTCGGCGTGGCCGCGGGGGCTCTGGTGCTCGGCTCGGTCGCGTCCACCACGGCGATGCTGATCGCCGGGTGGCGGTACGCGCCGGAGCGAGAGTTCACCGTTGCGGTGTACCTCGAACCCGACGCCGGTACGGATCAGCGGGACGCCGTGCGTGGCGCGCTCGCCCGGTTGCCGGCTCGGGACGGGGTCCGGCTGGAGACTCGCGAGGAGGCGTACGCCAAGTTTCGTGAAAAGGTTTCCAACGATCCGGAACAGCTGGCCGGAGTGATGCCCGAAATGTTGCCGGAATCGCTGTATCTGATCGCTCCGGGCCGGAGTTTCGATTGTGGCCCGATTCCCGGCATTCGTGACTTGTCAGGGGTTGATCGCGTTCGTGTGGTTATGAAACCGCAGGCCGGACGCTGGGGAGCAGAAATCGGCTGTTGA
- a CDS encoding class I SAM-dependent methyltransferase, which produces MTRPTIGDAFGEMIRDAWAVHTGVGPRPLAGGRWPRPVIEVIERDDGLINGAPADHYLSEPADWRPFDHRAVGLCRGRVLDIGAGAGRVALELQSRQIAVTGLDTSLGAIEVSRRRGVRDTVLATVDEFSRASVRYDTFLLLGNNLGLLESPERAPVLLAALARLAAPGARIIAQGTDPYGTTDPLHVAYHRANRERGRLGGQLRLRLRYREVATDWFDYLNCSADELKTLLAGSSWRLKSIDDRDHPYYLAVMELTV; this is translated from the coding sequence ATGACTCGACCGACCATCGGTGACGCTTTCGGCGAAATGATCCGCGATGCCTGGGCGGTGCACACCGGAGTCGGGCCGCGGCCGCTGGCCGGTGGGCGCTGGCCGCGGCCGGTGATCGAAGTGATCGAGCGCGACGACGGCCTGATCAACGGGGCCCCGGCCGATCACTATCTGAGCGAACCGGCCGACTGGCGACCGTTCGACCACCGGGCCGTCGGGCTCTGCCGGGGCCGGGTGCTCGACATCGGCGCCGGTGCCGGGCGGGTCGCGCTCGAACTCCAGAGCCGGCAGATCGCGGTGACCGGCCTGGACACCTCGCTCGGTGCGATCGAGGTGTCCCGGCGGCGCGGGGTCCGCGACACCGTGCTCGCCACGGTCGACGAGTTCTCCCGGGCGAGCGTGCGCTACGACACGTTCCTGCTGCTCGGCAACAACCTCGGCCTGCTGGAGAGCCCGGAGCGGGCGCCGGTCCTACTGGCCGCGCTGGCCCGGCTGGCCGCACCCGGCGCGCGGATCATCGCGCAGGGCACCGATCCGTACGGCACCACCGACCCGCTGCACGTGGCGTACCACCGGGCCAACCGGGAGCGGGGGCGGCTGGGCGGGCAGTTGCGGCTCCGGCTGCGGTACCGCGAGGTTGCCACCGACTGGTTCGACTACCTGAACTGCTCGGCGGACGAACTGAAGACGCTGCTGGCGGGCTCGTCGTGGCGGCTGAAATCGATCGACGACCGGGACCACCCGTATTACCTTGCGGTCATGGAGCTCACCGTATGA
- a CDS encoding BldC family transcriptional regulator yields MASRTHDPEPLLTPAEVASMFRVDPKTVTRWAKAGKLSAIRTLGGHRRYRESEVRALLQGQIPTQRQGD; encoded by the coding sequence ATGGCATCGCGTACGCACGATCCCGAGCCGCTACTAACGCCGGCCGAGGTGGCGTCGATGTTCCGTGTCGACCCGAAGACCGTGACCCGGTGGGCGAAGGCGGGCAAGCTCAGCGCAATTCGCACGCTGGGCGGCCACCGTCGTTACCGGGAGTCGGAGGTCCGTGCCCTGCTGCAGGGGCAGATCCCCACGCAGCGTCAGGGCGACTGA
- a CDS encoding hotdog fold thioesterase yields the protein MGIEITEATAERVVGIMPVEGNTQPYGLLHGGASCVLAETLGSVGAVLHGQTVDRPFAVGVDINATHHKAARSGLVTGVATPVHRGRAVATYEVVLTDEAGDRVCTARITCLLRGA from the coding sequence ATGGGTATTGAGATCACCGAGGCCACCGCGGAACGGGTGGTAGGCATCATGCCTGTCGAAGGCAACACCCAGCCATACGGGCTGTTGCACGGCGGTGCCTCCTGCGTTCTCGCCGAGACGCTCGGCTCGGTCGGGGCGGTGCTGCACGGCCAGACCGTCGACCGGCCCTTCGCCGTCGGCGTCGACATCAACGCCACCCACCACAAGGCGGCCCGGTCCGGTCTGGTCACCGGAGTGGCCACGCCCGTGCACCGGGGACGGGCGGTGGCGACCTACGAGGTGGTCCTCACCGACGAGGCCGGCGACCGGGTCTGCACGGCCCGGATCACTTGCCTGCTCCGTGGTGCCTGA
- a CDS encoding PPOX class F420-dependent oxidoreductase, translating to MTALEQLGSEKYVLLTTFRRDGRPVATPLWVVPDGAGLAFWTVAGSGKLKRIRNSGRVTVAACDMRGNPTGGEVVEATAQIGDQADLERVGTAIRKKYGLVGRLTLLGSRLRRGADGTVAVLVE from the coding sequence ATGACCGCACTGGAGCAACTCGGGTCGGAGAAGTACGTCCTTCTCACCACGTTCCGCCGCGACGGGCGGCCGGTCGCCACCCCGCTCTGGGTCGTTCCGGACGGCGCCGGCCTGGCCTTCTGGACGGTGGCGGGCAGCGGAAAACTCAAGCGGATCCGCAACAGCGGGCGGGTCACCGTGGCCGCCTGCGACATGCGGGGCAACCCCACCGGCGGCGAGGTCGTCGAGGCCACCGCACAGATCGGCGATCAGGCTGATCTGGAGCGCGTGGGCACGGCCATCCGGAAGAAGTACGGCCTGGTCGGTCGCCTGACCCTGCTCGGCAGCCGACTGCGCCGGGGTGCCGACGGCACCGTCGCCGTGCTGGTCGAGTGA
- a CDS encoding calcium-binding protein — MILINRRALALIGATAAAIGSTALISAPAQAAAAGTVRTVGASQVQFIAAAGQANGVTITVAGKVVTIDDKVALKAGTGCKAVAGDKTRVTCTLTGNLASLNVKLGDKNDWVKNKTTAKLAASGSAGNDTLYGGRANDTLYGGAGADKIYGGAGDDEITAGAGNDKVWGQAGGDFIMAGAGNDVVSAGAGLDAVLGWSGNDTLLGGAGHDLLIGESINDDYTASGSAKAKDKIFGGTGIDLGLALKGAKYSGVEAKTYQKWINLLEKSGVSSLSGIAKLG, encoded by the coding sequence ATGATCCTGATCAACCGCCGCGCCCTTGCCCTCATCGGCGCGACCGCTGCGGCGATCGGCTCCACCGCGCTCATCTCTGCCCCGGCCCAGGCCGCCGCGGCCGGCACCGTCCGGACCGTCGGCGCCAGCCAGGTGCAGTTCATTGCCGCGGCCGGTCAGGCCAACGGCGTCACCATCACCGTGGCCGGCAAGGTCGTGACGATCGACGACAAGGTCGCCCTCAAGGCCGGCACGGGCTGCAAGGCCGTCGCTGGTGACAAGACCCGCGTCACCTGCACCCTGACCGGCAACCTCGCCTCGCTGAACGTGAAGCTCGGCGACAAGAACGACTGGGTGAAGAACAAGACCACCGCCAAGCTGGCCGCCTCCGGCAGTGCGGGCAACGACACCCTCTACGGCGGTCGCGCCAACGACACCCTCTACGGCGGTGCCGGTGCCGACAAGATCTACGGCGGCGCGGGTGACGACGAGATCACCGCGGGTGCGGGCAACGACAAGGTCTGGGGCCAGGCCGGCGGCGACTTCATCATGGCGGGGGCTGGCAACGACGTGGTCAGCGCCGGCGCGGGCCTCGACGCGGTCCTCGGCTGGAGCGGCAACGACACCCTCCTCGGTGGTGCGGGCCACGACCTGCTGATCGGCGAGTCGATCAACGATGACTACACCGCGTCCGGCAGCGCCAAGGCCAAGGACAAGATCTTCGGCGGCACGGGCATCGACCTGGGCCTGGCCCTGAAGGGCGCGAAGTACAGCGGCGTCGAGGCCAAGACCTACCAGAAGTGGATCAACCTGCTCGAGAAGAGCGGTGTCTCCTCCCTCTCCGGTATCGCCAAGCTCGGCTGA
- the purM gene encoding phosphoribosylformylglycinamidine cyclo-ligase, translated as MTHVSERSSAGSNGAEGGDRQPWTAGSGRGARKRSATYAAAGVSIEAGDRAVELLKSKVKKTTRPEVIGDLGGFSGLFRLNTAKYKSPILASSTDGVGTKLVIAQQLDIHDTIGIDLVAMVVDDLVACGAEPLFLLDYIACGEVVPDKVAEIGAGIADGCRYAGCALLGGETAEHPGVLRPDEYDVSATGVGVVEESEILGKERVELGDAVIAMRSSGLHSNGYSLVRHVLLGAGRMRLDTVVDDFGTQRTLGEELLTPTKIYAKDCLGLIEETDVRAFSHVTGGGIPGNLNRVLPANMDAVVDRSTWRPQPIFDLIQAKGRIDDTEMEATFNMGVGMFAVVSSDDADRAMAYLTGRGIEAWQVGEVIEGAGDVQMMGSYTRG; from the coding sequence GTGACGCACGTGTCCGAGCGCAGCAGTGCCGGATCCAACGGCGCCGAGGGAGGCGACCGTCAGCCCTGGACGGCCGGCTCAGGACGCGGAGCGCGCAAGCGCTCGGCCACGTACGCGGCCGCGGGTGTCTCCATCGAGGCTGGCGACCGGGCCGTCGAGCTGCTCAAGTCGAAGGTGAAGAAGACCACCCGGCCCGAGGTCATCGGTGACCTGGGTGGTTTCTCCGGCCTGTTCCGGCTGAACACCGCGAAGTACAAGAGCCCGATCCTGGCCTCGTCGACCGACGGTGTCGGTACCAAGCTGGTCATCGCCCAGCAGCTCGACATCCACGACACGATCGGCATCGACCTGGTCGCCATGGTCGTCGACGACCTGGTGGCCTGTGGTGCCGAGCCGCTGTTCCTGCTCGACTACATCGCCTGCGGTGAGGTCGTGCCGGACAAGGTGGCCGAGATCGGTGCCGGTATCGCCGACGGCTGCCGGTACGCCGGTTGCGCCCTGCTCGGTGGCGAGACCGCCGAGCACCCGGGTGTGCTGCGCCCGGACGAGTACGACGTCTCCGCCACCGGCGTCGGCGTGGTCGAGGAGAGCGAGATCCTCGGCAAGGAGCGGGTCGAGCTGGGTGACGCGGTCATCGCGATGCGCTCGTCCGGTCTGCACTCCAACGGCTACTCGCTGGTCCGGCACGTGCTGCTCGGGGCCGGCCGGATGCGCCTGGACACCGTGGTCGACGACTTCGGCACCCAGCGCACCCTGGGTGAGGAACTGCTCACCCCCACCAAGATCTACGCCAAGGACTGCCTGGGCCTGATCGAGGAGACCGACGTCCGGGCGTTCTCACACGTCACCGGCGGCGGTATCCCCGGCAACCTGAATCGTGTGCTCCCGGCGAACATGGATGCTGTGGTGGACCGCTCCACCTGGCGCCCGCAGCCGATCTTCGACCTGATCCAGGCCAAGGGCCGGATCGATGACACCGAGATGGAAGCCACCTTCAACATGGGTGTCGGCATGTTCGCGGTCGTCTCCTCCGACGACGCGGACCGGGCGATGGCCTACCTGACCGGCCGTGGCATCGAGGCGTGGCAGGTCGGCGAGGTCATCGAGGGTGCCGGCGACGTCCAGATGATGGGCTCCTACACGCGCGGCTGA
- the amcB gene encoding cyclophane-forming radical SAM peptide maturase AmcB, translated as MRGISAEPGYVVMQPTTLCNLACEYCYLPFRRENRKMPVAVAEAVAAGVAGFVRTGRFSVVWHGGEPLAAGRAHLAALFAPFGDGVEHHVQTNATLIDDEWCAFFTEHDVRVSVSVDGPRERNGDRVDWAGRPAYDLIARGIGRLRAHGIPFSTLCVVGDPRPGVAAELYEYFLGLGCEVLGINMEETEGVNTRLNSHDPAAVSAFWAELVTAWRRDPRIHLREVEWTLRYAAAVLDGNADELLPRRLDPIPTIAHDGSVVLLSPELAGFHDPRYGDFTSGNVLTTPLTEILGLAAETPWIGEFLRGIEACRETCPYFGFCGGAHAANRYFEHGRFDVTETNHCLNSKIRLLEGVLDHARDHEATAV; from the coding sequence ATGCGGGGCATCTCAGCGGAACCCGGTTACGTCGTCATGCAGCCCACCACGCTGTGCAATCTGGCGTGCGAGTACTGCTATCTACCGTTCCGCCGGGAGAACCGGAAGATGCCGGTCGCGGTCGCCGAGGCGGTCGCAGCCGGAGTGGCCGGCTTCGTGCGTACCGGCAGGTTCTCGGTGGTCTGGCACGGCGGGGAGCCGCTCGCCGCGGGCCGGGCCCACCTGGCTGCCCTCTTCGCGCCCTTCGGGGACGGCGTGGAGCATCACGTGCAGACCAACGCCACCTTGATAGACGACGAGTGGTGCGCGTTCTTCACCGAGCACGACGTCCGCGTCAGCGTCAGCGTGGACGGGCCCCGGGAGCGCAACGGCGACCGGGTGGACTGGGCCGGCCGGCCCGCCTACGACCTGATCGCACGCGGAATCGGGCGGTTGCGGGCACACGGCATCCCGTTCTCCACCCTGTGTGTGGTCGGCGACCCGCGTCCCGGCGTCGCCGCCGAGCTGTACGAATACTTCCTCGGCCTGGGCTGTGAGGTGCTCGGCATCAACATGGAGGAGACCGAGGGCGTCAACACCCGGCTCAACAGTCACGATCCGGCCGCGGTGAGTGCCTTCTGGGCGGAGCTGGTCACCGCCTGGCGCCGTGACCCGCGGATCCATCTGCGCGAGGTGGAGTGGACGCTGCGGTACGCGGCCGCGGTCCTCGACGGGAACGCCGACGAGTTGCTGCCTCGGCGGTTGGATCCGATCCCCACGATCGCCCACGACGGCTCGGTCGTGCTGCTCTCGCCCGAGCTGGCCGGTTTCCACGATCCCCGGTACGGCGACTTCACCAGTGGCAACGTCCTCACCACGCCACTGACCGAGATACTCGGCCTCGCTGCGGAGACACCCTGGATAGGCGAGTTCCTGCGCGGGATAGAGGCCTGCCGGGAGACCTGCCCGTACTTCGGCTTCTGCGGCGGCGCGCACGCGGCCAACCGGTACTTCGAACACGGCAGGTTCGACGTCACGGAGACGAACCACTGCCTGAACAGCAAGATTCGCCTACTGGAAGGAGTGCTGGATCATGCCCGAGATCACGAAGCCACGGCTGTCTGA
- a CDS encoding DUF3073 domain-containing protein, protein MGRGRAKAKQTKVARELKYHSPNTDLTALQRELAGTTRQPDRHDDDNELVDDDEDDAAEDQETWDDQETWSPSRRS, encoded by the coding sequence ATGGGGCGCGGCCGTGCTAAGGCCAAGCAGACGAAGGTGGCCCGGGAGTTGAAGTACCACTCCCCGAACACCGACCTCACCGCCTTGCAGCGCGAGTTGGCGGGTACTACCCGCCAACCGGACCGTCACGACGACGACAATGAGCTCGTCGACGATGACGAGGACGACGCTGCGGAAGATCAGGAAACCTGGGACGACCAGGAAACCTGGTCGCCTTCAAGGCGGAGCTGA
- a CDS encoding PrsW family intramembrane metalloprotease, with product MSEAVRPGAARSASFFRQPAFWVVIILIAVGAVRISQITALFFGTFPIATLTAIVMFGLLAVPFWLFLAELDFLEREPAGLRALAVAWGGLVATSVSIPGSTALDNLIAKLGSPDLAAEWGAALAGPTVEEIAKTLGVVAIVLIARAQVNSVLDGIVYGALVGLGFQIVEDVVFAIGAVQQAGLGDRVQPVITTFLVRGFLAGVWSHTLFGALAGAGIGYLVVRRERSRGRRIAVAAVALLGAWASHSLWNSPILRDSFGDSVPAVLAVLLVKGLPPLLLVLYLVRRAHDREAAYYVGILATVRDPGLITEGELRVLGSGSRRGAARRHAAASAGREARAAVRRLQRAQAGLAVEMSRDSDDIAGSADLVRERRAALAALGCPEAVEGARSWRHTASTIGTAVVALAVLWVALSALGSS from the coding sequence ATGAGCGAAGCGGTGCGACCCGGTGCGGCCCGATCGGCCTCGTTCTTCCGCCAGCCCGCGTTCTGGGTCGTCATCATCCTGATCGCGGTGGGGGCGGTGCGCATCTCGCAGATCACCGCACTGTTCTTCGGCACCTTCCCGATCGCCACCCTCACCGCGATCGTGATGTTCGGGCTGCTGGCCGTACCGTTCTGGCTCTTTCTCGCGGAACTCGACTTCCTGGAACGGGAACCGGCCGGCCTGCGGGCGCTCGCCGTCGCCTGGGGCGGACTGGTCGCGACAAGTGTCTCCATTCCCGGCAGTACCGCCCTGGACAACCTGATAGCCAAACTCGGCTCACCCGATCTGGCCGCCGAGTGGGGCGCCGCGCTGGCCGGGCCGACGGTCGAGGAGATCGCCAAGACGCTCGGGGTGGTGGCGATCGTCCTGATCGCCCGCGCCCAGGTGAACAGCGTGCTCGACGGCATCGTCTACGGCGCCCTGGTCGGCCTCGGTTTCCAGATCGTCGAGGACGTGGTCTTCGCGATCGGCGCGGTGCAGCAGGCCGGTCTCGGCGACCGGGTGCAACCGGTGATCACCACGTTTCTGGTACGCGGGTTCCTGGCCGGCGTCTGGAGTCACACCCTCTTCGGCGCGCTGGCCGGTGCCGGCATCGGCTATCTCGTGGTCCGGCGGGAACGCAGCCGGGGGCGCCGGATCGCGGTGGCCGCCGTCGCCCTGCTCGGCGCCTGGGCGTCCCACTCGCTGTGGAACTCGCCGATCCTGCGGGACAGCTTCGGAGACAGCGTGCCGGCCGTACTGGCGGTGCTGCTCGTCAAAGGTCTTCCGCCGTTGCTGCTGGTCCTCTACCTGGTGCGCCGCGCGCACGACCGGGAGGCGGCCTACTACGTGGGAATCCTGGCCACGGTCCGCGACCCCGGCCTGATCACCGAGGGCGAGCTGCGGGTCCTCGGTTCCGGGTCGCGGCGGGGTGCGGCCCGCCGGCACGCCGCGGCGAGCGCGGGCCGGGAAGCCAGAGCGGCGGTACGTCGGTTGCAGCGCGCCCAGGCCGGTCTCGCCGTCGAGATGAGTCGCGACTCGGACGACATCGCGGGCAGTGCCGACCTGGTGCGCGAGCGCCGTGCCGCCCTCGCCGCCCTGGGATGTCCCGAGGCGGTCGAGGGCGCTCGTTCCTGGCGGCACACAGCTTCCACCATCGGGACCGCGGTGGTCGCTTTAGCGGTCCTCTGGGTGGCTCTGTCTGCTTTGGGGAGTTCCTGA
- a CDS encoding Glu/Leu/Phe/Val family dehydrogenase: MDVFDVNEHEQVVFCQDRATGLKAIIGIYSTALGPALGGTRFFPYENEAAALADVLKLSRGMAYKNAMAGLDLGGGKAVIWGDPAKIKSEALLRAYGRFVESLKGRYYTACDVGTYVQDMDIVARETKYATGRSVEHGGAGDSSVLTAWGVFQGMRAAAEHTWGTPSLSGRTVGVAGLGKVGKYLTGHLLDDGAHVIATDVSEAALSWARTTHPQIQLVADTNALITSDIDVYAPCALGGALNDDTVPVLRAKVVAGGANNQLAHSGVGKLLEDRGILYTPDYVLNAGGVIQVADEIHGFDFGRAKLRATGIFETTRRILKLAGEEGVPPAVAADRLAERRMAEVGRLRSIYLG; the protein is encoded by the coding sequence ATGGACGTGTTCGACGTCAACGAGCACGAACAGGTCGTCTTCTGCCAGGACCGGGCGACCGGCCTCAAGGCGATCATCGGGATCTACTCGACCGCGCTGGGCCCCGCGCTCGGCGGCACCCGGTTCTTCCCCTACGAGAACGAGGCGGCCGCCCTCGCCGACGTGCTGAAGCTGTCCCGCGGCATGGCTTACAAGAACGCGATGGCCGGTCTGGACCTGGGTGGCGGCAAGGCGGTCATCTGGGGCGACCCGGCGAAGATCAAGAGCGAAGCCCTCCTGCGGGCGTACGGCCGGTTCGTCGAGTCGTTGAAAGGCCGCTACTACACCGCCTGTGACGTCGGCACCTACGTGCAGGACATGGACATCGTGGCCCGCGAGACGAAGTACGCGACCGGCCGCAGTGTCGAGCACGGCGGCGCCGGTGATTCCTCGGTGCTCACCGCCTGGGGCGTCTTCCAGGGCATGCGGGCCGCGGCCGAGCACACCTGGGGCACTCCGTCGCTGAGTGGCCGCACGGTCGGTGTCGCCGGCCTCGGCAAGGTCGGCAAGTACCTGACCGGTCATCTGCTCGACGACGGCGCGCACGTGATCGCCACCGACGTCAGCGAGGCCGCCCTGTCCTGGGCCCGCACCACCCACCCGCAGATCCAGCTGGTCGCCGACACGAACGCGCTGATCACTTCGGACATCGACGTCTACGCGCCGTGCGCCCTCGGTGGCGCGCTGAACGACGACACGGTGCCGGTGCTGCGCGCCAAGGTGGTGGCAGGCGGTGCCAACAACCAGCTCGCCCACTCCGGCGTCGGCAAGCTCCTGGAGGACCGCGGCATCCTCTACACCCCGGACTACGTGCTGAACGCCGGTGGCGTGATCCAGGTGGCCGACGAGATCCACGGCTTCGACTTCGGCCGGGCGAAACTGCGGGCCACCGGGATCTTCGAGACCACCCGGCGGATCCTGAAGCTGGCCGGCGAGGAGGGTGTGCCGCCCGCGGTCGCCGCCGACCGGCTCGCCGAGCGGCGGATGGCGGAGGTCGGCCGGCTCCGGTCCATCTACCTCGGCTGA
- the amcA gene encoding multiple cyclophane-containing RiPP AmcA — MPEITKPRLSDGVETDPVTARVHDTRAGLAALIAEAETARQQRAEESPGDGGTAVCAWNHFENIPTFYNWNNRPR; from the coding sequence ATGCCCGAGATCACGAAGCCACGGCTGTCTGACGGCGTGGAGACGGATCCGGTGACGGCGCGGGTGCACGACACCCGGGCCGGGCTGGCCGCGCTCATCGCGGAGGCGGAGACGGCCAGGCAGCAGCGTGCCGAGGAGTCGCCGGGTGACGGTGGCACGGCGGTATGCGCCTGGAACCACTTCGAGAACATCCCGACGTTCTACAACTGGAACAACCGTCCACGCTGA